A stretch of DNA from Montipora capricornis isolate CH-2021 chromosome 1, ASM3666992v2, whole genome shotgun sequence:
CTCACAAACAAGTGAGAACTTGCAAAACTAAAACATATGGAGAAAGAGCTTTCGCCGTAGCTGGCCCAACGCTTTGGAACTCATTGCCCCAATCTATGCGGGAATTAACATCTGTCAATCAATTCAAAGCTCATctaaaaacttatcttttcgatAAGTAAcaactacatttttttttttcttttctttcatcattgtaattgtattgtaatttagATCAACTGTATagaaatttgtaaatagttatcaatttttcattatttctattTAGTATTGTAAGAGCGCCGAGGTGTAGCGAGGCGCTCCAAaaactgtaattattattattattataacatcttccatgttcattagttccctgtgggaagttaaagaacccacacactattcgagaagagtagggaatgaaattcccggtgttgtggctgtcctctgtgagtatacgggtgggtgggtatagcaagtccacatcagctgaatagttGTAGAAACTttaacctgctcaaacaaataaataacataacataacacacaaaacaaaaacgtttgttttgtcACCTTAATGCCTTATTTCAACTTTCTCGTGATATTCTTAGAGAGATCATGTGAGCTTAATAAACGGAAAATTGAAAACTTATCTAATTCCTAAAAGtataaaaatattttcctttctCGCAGGGAGTGTAAGGACTTGTGAAATATCAGAAGTGGGAACGAAAGGAAATCGAAATGTACAGGGAAATTAAATGGACTTCCTGTCGATTCTGGTCTGCTTATTCGCTTTATATTTTATTCCCTTTAAATAATACCTCAACTTTGTCGCCGATAAGGTGCACAAGGAATAAAAAATTCAACAGCAAcctgttttgtaaatttttccGCTTTTTGAAGGTTTGACTACTCAAGATATTTTTAAACTAATATCATTAAGAAAACATCGTGAGCAAATAAAAAGTAATTCCTTTGGGATATTCTGGTGATAATGAGAAAAGAATGCTTGTTTGGATCTTATAGTTTGTCTGTCAGGTTGTTCTTTACACCATACGTAATTTCCTATATTTAGATCTAATTATTTTCATCTGatgttttaaaaagaaattagcaTTAGAATTAAAGTCACTTCATTTGGAGGTCACGCGATTTGAAAATTAGGGAAAAAACATTACTGTTTTATAAGGAACTAGATCCTTTAAAGTAAACTATACACTTCCTTGAAACTAGGAACGAATTAAATTGATCTGAAAATTGAGCCCTAACTGAGGTCTTCTTTAAGTAGATCACATTGTTGTAAATGGTCAATTACGATGTGTCAAAGTATTTGAGCGATGGAGACgcaaattttctgttttttatgccTGAGTAAGTCTCTTCCGCTAATTATATTCTCATCTCAGTGAATGAGCTCATCAAAATGTGTCTAGCAAGGTGTATTGCCAACTCCCATGCACTGGGAAGCATTTTTTAGGCGTGAGAACATCCACGCCAAAATTATGACCGGGTTATTCCGCTGTCTTATCGACTATAAAAGCTGCCGCGTTGCTGCAGCGTGCACAAGTAACAAACACTTGCAAAGTTAACAAGAACGCAACTGAGCTGCTCAGCATTACAGCAACAGTATCACCTCTGCAGCCTGATCCAGATATGAACGCTTTCAACTTTGTAAGTATTCCATAACGAACGACGCAAATTGCGGACTTCATGCAAGTTTTTTGGACACAAACTTGAGCTAAATTACATTGAGGAGTGTGCTTCAAAAGAATTGACTATGAAGaagatttttcaaagaaatggtTTTTTTTGGGTGGGTACCATCGCAATCTGATTACCCCCGTTTTGAATTTTCTCTGCAGTGTACACTTCTATCAGTTCTTCTCCTCGCGTTGGACTCGTGTCACTCGGCCATCCTTAAAAAGAATCCACAGACGAGATCACTGGCGGAGTCAGTCCATCCCACAGCAGGTCCCGGGAGATTGAACGTTCTTTCTGCTTTTCGTCAGAGACCGTCAGTTTTCAGAATCAATTCACGGATAGCCACACTAGTGACCAAGAACCCTTCTTTTGAAATCGCAGTGCGTCTTTTCGGGAAAACACAAGTGTTTCTCCAGATCTCTGAAGATGGTACGGTGAATGGGACCACTGACTGCAAAAGCAAATACGGTAGGAATCTTTACCGCCATCTGACCCTCtcattttaaaataattcgttgaaaaaaaaaagtcccaGCAAGTCTTTTAAATCAGTGAAGTTGCAAAAAAATCAGAAGGAAAGAGAGAGAACTAAAAACAGAAAGGTTCTATTATTATACTATTAgtctaaagccgtgttcacattaggtctcgattatgatcgaattataatcgaTTTAAATATGAACTCACATCAACTTATTacagtccctgattataactggatcataattacttcaaacaaccgcAAGGGATTGTTTGAAGTAATTGcagtgcgtaattgaacagaatggcgagcACGTGGTTgtatgagcagacgaaacttctaatcgcgTTATGGAGCGAAGATTCGGATTTGTCATTTTCTGTTCTcagaagctatccttggttccCTCCTCGCCTTGATTCTATCCTCGTCGTTCTCTCCTTGAACCGCAGAGTGATGAATCAGTCTCTGATAATAAGGCTGGCATCTGCGTCTGATGTTCAAATTCGATCAAGCTCGTTCAGTTCCTCTTGCAACGCAAGGGCAACTTTCTATTTTCATTTCTCTAGGGCGTCCTTAAAACGAAACCTTAGCCAATTATCGCGTGTGAAGATAATCAAATGAGACAAtcataaaacaaagcaaatataTACAGCCGGCAATAAGTAATGGAAATTGAaatccaattcggtctgtaatcgtccgatttgtttatcagGATTTctttattcacctcaggctcggtgaatatcggtgaataattgttaaatattccgCTGCTTTTGTTACAGCCGAACTTAAGCTGCAATCGATGGATATAGGGCATCAACGTATCAAGGCAGTTGCAACTGGACGTTTCGTGGCAATGGACAAAAATGGCAACCTGTATTCTACGGTAAGATGACGTCCTTCCATTAAATTTGGATCACATTTGCCTAGCTAAACTTACAACAATTTATTTGCAACCACAAGAGTAGCAGTTATACCTTTTGGCGAATCAAAACTAGAATGACTTCTCATGAAATTTAGAGCGCAAAATCGAGGCCTATTCTAGTTTTGTCCATCGCGCCTTTATGTGAACATAAATAATACATTTCTCTTTGTGATGAAATTGATTAAAATACTGGTATTCATATTCAAACCTCGGCGCGTTCAAAatcacatttttttattttcgattGGCCAATCCTAGTAGGTAAAGGTTGTTCAGCAAAGACGGAAAGCGTTCATTTACTCGAAGCAAAtcacttttaaaaaattctggttGTAACGGGATTGTTGAACACCATAACAGTGTAGGTTTGACATCGTCTCAGTGACCCACCCTGAGCCAGTGACAAGTAAATATCATATTAGTTCAAAAAACCCTTAGTTTAGCAAAATCCACGCAAACCAGATATATTACtcggttcaattttttttacaaatttaactATGCATAATACGGAAGATAACAACAAAAGCTTTAATGcagtttgtgttttttttttccctataCAGGCCACACCTAATGACGAAACGATCTTCAGGGAGACAATGCAAAGCACATCATTTCACACGTTTGCATCTGCAAAATATTACAGAACAACATTGTATGATACATTTATATCCATCGGAAGAAATGGAAGGGCTAGGAATGGAGCCGCGACCAACAGTGCTCAGAATAAAGTAAAGTTTATAATTTTTACAGGGGATAGTTGTTAAAAcgtaaaattgaaaataatcCAGCGATCGATTAACAAAACACTTTGAAAAGATCTCAGTAAAACTGCGATCCATTTATTCTAAAACCATTGTCTTTTGATATCAATttttaaacaaaggaaagtaattGGGAAGTTTCATGCTTTAAAACGTTTTTCTCTCGAACATACAGAAGGGTTTAAGACGGCCCAAAAATGTGCAAAAAGTTTTGGGGTACTCCTTTCAGGGTCAATGATAATATATTGAAttaattatttgtatttttcttgagaactttacttactttttagttagaatttttttataaattttcaatgagatttttttagaatttttaaaatgtGTATCACGGGCTTGGAGGAAATCTtaattggttcaaaattctAAGAATTAATCCTACAAGTAATCGCAGTTCGTAAGGAATAGAAAATGGCGAACTAGTTTCCTGGCCGAGCAATTAATTTAGAGTTGCATTACATTTTTCCCTCGGTCGTGCAATGCTCGTTACTTACAAACGTTCATTACTTAAAACCTACATGGCTCTATAATTTGGCATCTTTCAGAAAATATAACTTTcccaaacattaaaaaatattaacatttaTATATGAGATTCATCTCTTTCCAAAATAAGAAAACTGATGCTTCACCCGCTCCTTTCCCAAGATGGTAACTATTAAGCGCTTTTTTGCCGAGTGACTCCTACTGTTTGCATGGCAAAATGTATGAAAAAGTTTACTTCCTTATATTAAGGGTGGTTTTGATGATATATGTCAGTATCTTTTCTCAATTGAAAGCTAGCTATTTATTTAGCAGTATATATTCTGTAACAGAATAGAAAAGGTGTGTGCATTGCATTTTgtcaattattataataaagtaTAAGCCTTTGAGTGAAAATAAATGCGAATGACAGATAAAAGTGAGACAAATGTGCTATATGCGTGTAACCGGCAAATCAGTTATTTGGGAAAAAAGTGGTGATGTTGACTGGCTAGATGGGGATTGAGTAGGATTGACTAGCGAGGaggggggtgggagggggggggttgAGGGGGGTGGTGGATGTGATTCATCTCCTCGTCTAAGTTAGCTTAGTCAAGCTTTAGAGACGGACGCTGTTCTCTTGAGAAATATTGTCAAAAGGTAGCTTAAGTATCAGGCTTTTCAGTGACCTGAAGGGGACGTTGAGccaacacaatacaatacaatacaatatttgtttatttccaccATTCGCAGATCTCTCTGAACTACTGGTAGGGTCAGACAATGCACTCACAAACATACAAATATACGTGTAGTTATATAAATgtaaagaaagataaaaaagtAGAGTAGCAATATAGTAAAATCGAATGCGCATAATTACGCACAATTAATATACGACGCATATTTAACTGACACGAATTCTGAGAACCGGTCAGTTCGGCCAAGTAACACATGGCATGATGGTCCTGACCTCAGCGAATACGAAGTTTGCGACGAAACGACCCTGCTAGAAATTAGGGGGTAAAGCGGGCTTGCGTGCATAATTTTCGACACAAATTTCTTGCACGCCAGGTGGCGTCTGGCCTCTAGAGACAGTAGCCCGTTACGCGGGAGGGCGTCCTCGTAGCTCAAGTGAGGACCAAAGATGATTCGTAGGGCTCTCCTTTGCACTCTTTCTACCGTCATACAGAGATACTGCGGTAAGTTTGCAAAAACTACCGATGCATACTCTAGGACAGATCTTAGTAGGGAGCAGTACACAGCCACCAAATCCCCATCTTGTACCCCACAAACTTTCAGTTTTCAAAGAGCATAGAGGCGACGGTTTGATTTCCCTATTATATAGTCGCAATGAGTCGACCAACTGAGGTCCATAGAAATATACACCCCAAGGAGCTTGAACGATTCCACCGATTCAGTAACAGAACCTCCTACCGCTATTGGTTGACTGTAGCAACTATTATAACGCAAAAAATTAAACCGCATCAGCTTGCACTTACTAGGGTTCAACTGCATGTTGTTACAATGAGCGAAGCTGTTAACGTCATTTACAAGATGTTTCATTACAGGTGGAGAGTTGCGAGAAATTACCTCCAATATTGTTAGATCGTCTACGTACTTAATTCTAGGACCCCAGGAGCGCACCAGGTCGTCTACCATGATGGCAAACAAAATGAGGCTCAGCTTAGTCCCCTGAGGAATTCCACCATTCAGGGATTTGCTAGCTGACGACACGTTTGCAAGCTGGACGCGCTAAGATCTGCCTTGTAAAAAAGCGGCTACCCGCCTCACCAAGGAGGGGTGTAACCCAAAACCTGAGAGCTTACGAAGCAAAATTCGGTGATCTATAAGGTCAAACCCTTTTTTGAAATCTGCAAAAAACAAACATAACGCGCAGTTTCCCTTATCTAGCGCTTCTAATGCAAGATGGAGTAAATACACTGACGCTTGAGTGGTCGATCTACCGGAAAGAGCAAACTGTTTAAGGTCAAGTTTGTCAAGTACAATACAGGCTGTATTCTAGCCAGAGTGAAGCTTTCCATCACTTTAGCAACCTGACACGTCAGCGAGACTGGTCTAATGTCCTTTTCAACAGACCTCGCAGGCTTCTGCTTCGGGAGAGGTTTCACCTCCACGCTCTTCAACAGGGGCGGGAAAAAGCCCCGCCGAAGTGAAGCATTATACATGTCACTGATAACCGGGCCAAGATCGTACGCAAACTTCTTTAGGACAACATTCGGGAGCCCATCCGGTCCGGGGGCTTTCTTGATCTTAATCCCGCGTAAGGCTTTCTCCGCTTTCCAGGGTGTCGTGAGAAACTCAGGTGGTATAGACTCCACCGCAATGCTGGCCACATCATCAGGGGTCAAGGGGACAAACTCCAGGGTGAGGTTAACGAAAAAGTCGTTAATCCTGTCGCACAAGGTAGCAACAGAATCGATAACATCTCCGTCCACTAACTGACGATACCACTGACCTGAGTCGTCCGATATACCGGCGAGGTTTTTAACTTCCTTCCACCATTTCCCCTCATTAGAGTCTTTCAGCCCTTTAACTTTGGTGTCATAGTAGAACTTCTTGGCAGATGTAATTGCCCTTTGCACTTTATTTCTCCACATTTTAAATGCGTGGGAGTTCTTGCCAAATCGATTCAACGCGTGTTGTCTGCGCGCGACCAAGAACTTTATTTTTGGCGAGATCCAGGGCTTATCACGGAATGACTTCAAAGGGAGGAAGCGATTCACTGCGTCTGACATTATCCGGTAAAAGAGATCAAACGTTTCCTCACACCTGTCCAGAGAAAACACCTCATCCCAAGAAAATGAGGTGATCCATCTTCCAAACCCGCACAAAGCGCTATCACGAGTATCCCGTTTGATTATTGTGCGTTTACCTCTCTTCTGAGTTGAAGGGACTTGCTGTACAAGTACGCAATAATGGTCGCTACGACCAATCTTTGGGAGCTGCTTCGGGTCACTAAGACACTTAGGTGAGTTGGTTAAACACCAATCTAGTGTACCCGAATCACGAGTTAAACCTTTCACGATTTGGGTGAGGCCTGACATCCTCTTAAATACCGCAGAGGAGATATTAGTTGAGGCTGGGTTAAATCTTCAGTCACACAAACCAAAGCTTCAGGATAAAGATGAAGAAACCAATCCACAGTCTCCTGTACAAAATGATGCGAGTATAGGTCGTTGTTATTTTCTGATGACGCATGAGGGGGATGGTAAATAAGACCAATAAGGACGGAAGACACCGACCTCGGCAGACGAAATGGTTTAACATGAAGCCACATTGTCTCGGAGATAGCACTTCTCAGCTCGAACTTGGGGAACAGCACGCAAGGGATAGAGGATCTAATGTAGGCAACAAGACCGCCACCATGAGAGGGCCGATCTTTGCGGAAAAGCGTGAAGTCCTTTAGGGAAACATTTGAGTCCGGGATCTCATTCGTCAGCCACGTTTTCGTGATGCAAGCAATGTCGACAACATTAAACTCCATAACACACTCAAGTTCATCACCTTTGGGAGCTAGAGAGCGTAGATTACAGATCCAAGCGGGAGAAGGCCTGACACATAACCATTCATTGCATTGTTCCTTCTCTCGTTTTTTTCCCTCCCCACTCATCATCAACGCTTACTTCTGCACAAGTCCAAAACATTGAAGaaggtctggagctgtgagtaggagtgggatttgtctcatatggtttaggggccgacatatctctccctcaatgccgtaccgggaggcgaggtcggtagcagaaagcagcgaagggccaactgcgtccaaaagcgatcgcacgggccgaaatcccgggatgactcgtttggtacgacgctccagcgccggtgtctggaggtactgcgtttttctctcttgttcaaacattccgtcagcgcatgcgtaaatgttctggctctccgatacctagcctaccaaaaaaattaacacgctgtttttttttttttttttaccagcaattgacatttcagttgattttataggcataaacgtaacgtaagaaccgtgcgtgtctggtcttttcGAGACATAAGTGCGAGATGGTTTCATAcagactgggacgccttaaatgctctgttgtaaacatggcggttcacgagtgaagttgtttctctggcctttctatggacgaattccaggatcTACCGATTTAATTTGTGCacgttttgaaagctaaaatcttcaatcgatgcggtattttgccggtaggactgggtgacccgaaaGAAATCTATGAAATTAGAATCGGGTATCTTCCCtggtcatggaatggcagaattacccagaattttCTTTGCGCACGAAGgcggcaacttgagaagcacgagactggccctcatcaaatggctgaagcgcggccggaaaaaaaagtagtgagaagacgatttctagccagagactaaggagtagccctggtgtgtgctgttaacgtaaacttttgatttctgaagaagtttttattctagaaaattcgcgacaaagtagggtgttttttcgctgttattttCGTAGCAAAagaactggcctttcgtaatttcttgtcaaaaaaaCGGTATAACGTCAATAAGTGAATAAATGTGCTGAGagttatatttgcaaattacctgtcctcttataCTACTTAAAtgaaactctacatctctatgcaacaacgcatttaaaatttcctcatattactttatagaAGTATggtttttataaaaaaagggttttcctgcttatatgaaaaatacgttttctcgcTCTTCCTCTTCTTATCCTTGATCTTCTCGAAAATTACATTcggtccctcaataaacctagagtaaggaggtttggtcttagttctttttcttacgtatcaactaagttgcggaatgcgctacctgattttatccgtaccactgagtttactggttttaaaagagaaccGAGGGCCgtattttgtacagcggcttttctttttaattgatatatatttaaatattacatatttagttatgtatctgtatatgctatgtattttagttgtaaatgtaatgtctcgaggatattagctcttgtagttattctaaAACTCcagataaaataaagtttatgcatgtatgtattttacctttagcagggcgcgtgcgcacacgttgtaatctgcgactccagtgcttactaTATGAcagtaaagtaagtaagtaagtaagtaagtaagtttaTTAACGTGACCAAACACTTAGCTAACCAGCTACTTTACAGGAATagtcacaaaataaaatagtaataataataatgaaaggaaaaagtaatgaaaatgataaataaaaatactgaaaaagataaaaagatacTATTTACAAGATACTATTACaagatactatttacaatgtCTAGGATTATTAAATGTTATAGTGTAAAATttataaaatgaaatgttttaaaatatatcagCATGTGATTACGACATGTAGCGGCCAGCCAAATCCGTATCTAATATCTGTTTCTTGAACAGTTTATAAGAGTCCGCTTTTCTGCATTCATTCGGTAATTTATTCCACAGGTTGGCTCCTTCGTATCTGAGTGATTTAAGTCCGTACTGAGTTTtcgcttgaatatttaagcgatcgaattcttacgctaaattgacaagggcggtcaggggctgtgagtaggcgtggtatttgtcacatatggtttaggggccgacatatctctccctcaatgccgtaccgggaggcaaggtcggtagcagaaagcagcgaagggccaactgtgTCCAAAATAAGACTGAAACGAACAACAATACAATCTAAGCTATGAAAGCCTCTCTGAAAAAATGGGTCTTCAATGAAGACAGCCAGCCAAGTCTTGTTCTATCAGTGCTAGATGCACTGCTTTTGGGAATGACTGGAAAAACGTGTCGGGCGTGATATGTGTTTTCCATTTTAGCAAGCAAAGagctttttcttttgtcttcatCTTCCACAAACAGACCCGGTAACTTCTGAAACCTCGCCATGATCTGCTGTGACTGTAGTTCGATAGGTCTCTGGAATTTTCCTCAAAACGAGGTATTTGATAATGAACACTGCATGATCCAATCATTAGTTCTGATAAAGATAGGTGAGagtctcgttcccaggg
This window harbors:
- the LOC138041645 gene encoding fibroblast growth factor 1-like, which translates into the protein MNAFNFCTLLSVLLLALDSCHSAILKKNPQTRSLAESVHPTAGPGRLNVLSAFRQRPSVFRINSRIATLVTKNPSFEIAVRLFGKTQVFLQISEDGTVNGTTDCKSKYAELKLQSMDIGHQRIKAVATGRFVAMDKNGNLYSTATPNDETIFRETMQSTSFHTFASAKYYRTTLYDTFISIGRNGRARNGAATNSAQNKVKFIIFTGDSC